A DNA window from Patescibacteria group bacterium contains the following coding sequences:
- the atpC gene encoding ATP synthase F1 subunit epsilon, whose translation MSNFKLKLIAPDGVKFEETASEITLPTRDGQITILPGHTPLITLLKPGEIIIKDGAKVRELATEGGVAEISQGLVKILADTAEEAGNLNELKIIEAKKAAEHRLAQAKDSVEFADASAALEKQLAKLTFLNKRKKYR comes from the coding sequence ATGAGTAATTTCAAACTAAAATTGATTGCGCCCGACGGAGTTAAATTCGAAGAGACAGCCTCCGAGATTACTTTGCCGACTCGTGACGGCCAGATTACTATTTTGCCCGGACATACGCCCCTGATCACCTTGCTCAAACCGGGCGAGATAATCATCAAAGACGGTGCCAAAGTGCGCGAGCTGGCCACTGAGGGCGGCGTAGCTGAGATTTCACAGGGCTTAGTCAAGATCCTCGCCGATACGGCAGAAGAGGCCGGAAATCTAAACGAACTAAAGATCATCGAGGCCAAAAAAGCAGCCGAACATCGCCTGGCTCAAGCCAAAGACAGTGTCGAATTCGCAGACGCTTCTGCCGCACTCGAAAAACAATTAGCAAAATTGACATTCCTTAATAAACGTAAAAAATACAGATAG
- the atpD gene encoding F0F1 ATP synthase subunit beta, producing MLNEMKSTSGGNKGKITQIIGAVIDAQFTEKLPEIYEAIETKLDGKRLVFEVQQHLDDQTVRAVAMSSTDGLQRGIELTATGEPISVPVGKTSLGRMFNVTGDAIDGKPNVKPEKYYPIHRPAPSFDEQNTKVEIFETGIKVIDLIAPITKGGKVGLFGGAGVGKTVLITELIRNIASEHAGLSVFAGVGERTREGNDLYNEMKESGVLEKTALVFGQMNEPPGARMRVALTGLAQAEYFRDEGKDVLLFIDNIFRFTQAGAEVSTLLGRMPSAVGYQPTLAEEMGNLQERITSTKKGSITSVQAVYVPADDLTDPAPATTFAHLDSTIVLERSLAELGIYPAVDPLASSSNILDPNIVGEEHYTVAREVQKILQRYKDLQDIIAILGMEELSDDDKQTVARARKIQRFLSQPFHVAEVFSGIPGVYVPLKDTIKSIQEILAGKHDSKSETEFYMKGSIA from the coding sequence ATGTTGAATGAAATGAAATCCACCTCTGGCGGAAACAAAGGAAAAATCACTCAGATCATCGGCGCAGTTATCGACGCACAATTTACGGAAAAGCTTCCGGAAATTTACGAAGCGATTGAGACCAAACTTGACGGCAAGCGCCTCGTTTTCGAGGTCCAACAGCATCTTGACGATCAAACTGTCCGCGCTGTAGCCATGTCATCGACTGACGGCTTGCAGAGAGGTATCGAATTGACCGCCACAGGCGAGCCAATCTCTGTACCAGTCGGCAAGACCTCGCTCGGCCGCATGTTCAACGTTACTGGTGACGCCATCGACGGCAAACCAAACGTGAAGCCTGAGAAATATTATCCGATCCACCGCCCAGCTCCTTCCTTTGACGAACAAAACACCAAAGTCGAAATCTTCGAGACTGGTATCAAAGTTATTGACCTGATCGCTCCGATCACCAAAGGTGGTAAAGTTGGCCTCTTCGGTGGTGCTGGCGTAGGCAAGACCGTCCTCATCACTGAGTTGATCCGAAATATCGCCTCTGAGCACGCTGGTCTCTCTGTCTTCGCTGGCGTTGGCGAGCGTACTCGTGAAGGAAATGATCTTTATAACGAAATGAAAGAGTCCGGCGTTCTCGAGAAAACTGCCTTGGTCTTCGGCCAGATGAACGAACCACCTGGAGCACGTATGCGTGTTGCTCTGACCGGTTTGGCACAAGCCGAGTACTTCCGTGACGAAGGCAAAGACGTGCTTCTCTTCATCGACAACATCTTCCGCTTCACACAGGCCGGTGCTGAAGTTTCAACACTTTTGGGACGTATGCCATCAGCCGTGGGCTATCAGCCAACATTAGCTGAGGAAATGGGCAATCTCCAAGAGCGCATTACTTCGACCAAGAAGGGCTCAATCACCTCAGTTCAGGCCGTTTATGTTCCTGCTGATGACTTGACTGACCCAGCTCCTGCTACTACTTTTGCTCATCTTGACTCTACAATCGTGCTCGAGAGAAGCTTGGCCGAGCTTGGTATTTATCCTGCTGTTGACCCTCTCGCTTCTAGCTCAAATATTCTTGACCCAAACATTGTCGGCGAAGAGCACTACACTGTCGCTCGTGAAGTTCAGAAAATTTTGCAAAGATACAAAGATTTGCAAGATATTATTGCCATCTTGGGTATGGAAGAGCTTTCTGACGACGACAAACAGACTGTCGCCAGAGCCCGCAAGATCCAGAGATTCCTCTCTCAGCCTTTCCACGTTGCTGAAGTCTTCTCTGGCATTCCTGGCGTTTACGTCCCACTCAAAGATACGATCAAAAGCATCCAGGAGATCTTGGCTGGCAAACACGATTCTAAATCTGAAACTGAGTTCTATATGAAAGGCTCAATCGCTTAG
- the atpG gene encoding ATP synthase F1 subunit gamma — translation MASTQEFRRRIKSVNNTKQITKAMQMIASIKMQKSVKAAQTARAYIQNAWNMLSRLAKLTLPENHPLIADRPIKKMAIILVSSDRGLCGSYNSEVLKKFLQFEKEMCACNDETCRAYQGGCDVITIGKKGAEFVKRYKVGRLIAEFPGFESKISVDDIIPISKLTNEEFLKGNYDRVVVIYSHFVSSLKQVPVVKQLLPIVDDHIDHGEVWEKTDENEVEFKFEPTADEVMDGILRQVLRTQIYGSILEANASMYSAQMVAMQSATDNAEDLVSELKLLYNSVRQDNITREIAEISGAAEAMK, via the coding sequence ATGGCTTCAACACAAGAATTTAGACGCCGAATCAAATCGGTCAACAACACAAAGCAAATTACCAAAGCGATGCAAATGATCGCCTCTATTAAGATGCAAAAATCGGTCAAGGCAGCTCAAACTGCCCGCGCCTACATTCAAAACGCTTGGAATATGCTTTCTCGCTTGGCCAAATTGACTTTGCCTGAAAATCACCCCTTGATTGCCGATCGTCCGATCAAGAAAATGGCTATCATCCTAGTCTCCTCCGACCGCGGCCTTTGCGGCTCATACAATTCGGAAGTTTTGAAGAAATTCTTACAGTTTGAGAAGGAAATGTGCGCTTGCAACGATGAAACTTGCCGAGCTTATCAGGGTGGCTGTGACGTCATTACAATTGGAAAAAAGGGTGCTGAGTTCGTCAAGCGTTACAAAGTCGGCCGCCTTATCGCCGAGTTCCCAGGATTTGAAAGCAAGATTTCCGTCGATGATATCATTCCTATCTCCAAATTGACCAACGAGGAATTCTTGAAGGGCAATTACGACCGCGTGGTCGTGATCTACTCTCACTTTGTCTCGTCGCTCAAGCAAGTTCCCGTCGTCAAACAGCTTCTGCCTATTGTCGATGATCATATCGATCATGGCGAAGTATGGGAGAAAACTGATGAAAACGAGGTTGAATTTAAATTTGAACCGACCGCCGACGAGGTTATGGACGGAATCCTCCGCCAGGTCCTGCGTACTCAGATTTACGGTTCAATTCTAGAAGCTAACGCCTCAATGTATTCAGCTCAGATGGTGGCAATGCAAAGTGCCACTGACAACGCCGAGGATTTGGTCAGCGAGCTCAAATTGCTTTACAACTCTGTTCGCCAAGACAATATCACCCGCGAAATTGCAGAGATATCAGGCGCGGCAGAAGCAATGAAATAA